A section of the Pristiophorus japonicus isolate sPriJap1 chromosome 4, sPriJap1.hap1, whole genome shotgun sequence genome encodes:
- the LOC139262715 gene encoding EEF1A lysine methyltransferase 3-like yields MTTIRHLEHSSDDARLGVSTTITFENKYEFCGYSFKIVRFINANLGYSAYVWEAGLALCRYFERENISFNGKKVIELGSGTGIVGILATLLGGDVTITDKPNIMTQIENNVCINIPTACRQRIKVRPLKWGEDHTNFLTDYDFVLGSDIVYSSVTYPALVETLRHLVKQGGAIYLSTEIREKNGSTSFHEELLPQHFNCQVVDNLEDKDIIVYKMTKIATSPGDGLLTENK; encoded by the exons ATGACGACCATTCGGCATCTGGAGCATTCCAGCGACGATGCGAGGCTTGGCGTGTCGACTACGATCACCTTCGAGAACAAATATGAGTTCTGTGGATACAGCTTCAAGATCGTTCGATTCATCAATGCTAATCTTGGCTATTCTGCATATGTCTGGGAAGCT GGGCTTGCTCTTTGCCGGTACTTTGAGAGGGAGAACATCAGTTTTAATGGCAAGAAAGTAATTGAGCTGGGATCGGGCACTGGAATCGTAGGGATTTTAGCCACCCTACTTG GTGGAGATGTTACCATAACAGATAAACCGAACATCATGACACAAATAGAAAACAATGTCTGCATCAACATCCCCACTGCATGTAGACAACGTATAAAAGTCCGTCCCCTGAAATGGGGTGAAGACCACACTAACTTTCTTACCGACTATGACTTCGTCCTGGGTTCGGACATTGTATACAGCTCAGTTACCTACCCGGCGCTCGTAGAAACATTGCGCCATCTCGTCAAACAAGGCGGTGCAATTTACCTCTCTACCGAAATACGAGAAAAGAATGGCTCCACCTCTTTTCACGAGGAGCTTCTACCTCAGCATTTTAACTGCCAGGTTGTTGACAATTTAGAGGACAAAGATATTATTGTGTACAAAATGACCAAAATTGCGACAAGTCCCGGGGATGGACTCCTAACTGAAAATAAATAA